In Candidatus Poribacteria bacterium, the sequence GTAAGTTATGCGCTTCAGCAATCAGGACATCACCTCTCATAAGCAGGGCACCAACGGGTACTTCTCCTTTTTCGCCCGCCCGCCGCGCTAATTTAAGAGCTTGATGCATCCAGAAAAAATCGTTATCCAAATTCTTTCAGCAAATGCCTTTAAAGCGCCTGAGAGGATTCGAACCCCTGGCCTTCTGATCCGTAGTCAGATGCTCTAATCCACTGAGCTACAGGCGCGTATTGAACGGAGAGGGTGGGATTCGAACCCACGATGGCTTGCGCCATAACTGCTTAGCAGGCAGTCCAGTTCAACCACTCCTGCACCTCTCCTCATGGCGGTAGAAGTAGGATTCGAACCCACGATGGCTTGCGCCATAACGCCCTTGATCAAAAGACAAGACCGCCGCTTTCGTCCACTCCAACCGTTTTATCTCCATCTATAATGGCGGTGGGAGTAGGATTCGAACCCACGATGGCTTGCGCCATAACGCCCTTGATCAAAAGACAAGACCGCCGCTTTCGTCCACTCCAACCGTTTTATCTCCATCTATAATGGCGGTGGGAGTAGGATTCGAACCCACGATGGCTTGCGCCATAACGNNNNNNNNNNATCTATAATGGCGGTGGGAGTAGGATTCGAACCCACGATGGCTTGCGCCATAACGGTTTTCAAGACCGCCGCTTTCGTCCACTCAGCCATCCCACCTAACTTCAGAAATCTCCATATTAATTATACGATATATAAAATATTGTGTCAAGGAAATTGTTATTTTTCTCAGGGGTATTTAGTTTTCAGCAATCAGCGGGCAGGGGCGAGGCTTGGAACCTCGCCAGCGAAGAAAAAGGGAGAGGGTAGTCTAAGTTTCCCCATGCCACTCCAGCGGTTCATCTCGCAGATAAGGGAGAAGCATACCTTGGAGACGCCGGTGCGCATGGTGTAAATGTGTTTTAATTGTGCCCTCTGATCTGTTTAACAACACTGCGATTTCTTTAATTGCCAGTTCCCTTCGGTGACGAAGATTAAAGACACGACGCTGACCCGGCGGAAGTTTCCGGACCGCCTTCCGAATAATCCTACCCAGTTCCTTTTCTTCAAGGAGTTTTTCAGGCGACGGGTGAGAATCTGACATCTTTAGGACCTCATCGGCATTAGGTGGTAATTCTTCAAACGTAAGAACTTTGCTACGGTTACGCTGCCGCTGAAAGTCGATGCTACTATTGATAGCGATTCGATAAATCCAGCTGTAAAATGCAGAGTCTCCTTTGAAGTTAGGCAGTGCTTTAAACGCTTTTAAAAAGACCTCTTGGCTAACGTCTTTTGCCGTCTCTCGATCACGAATCTGCTGGTAAACAAGGTTATATATTTTCTTTTGATATTTGAGAACGAGTGGATTAAAAGCCTCTATGTCACCATTTTGAAACCGATTGACGAGTTCACCCTCGTCAATGTGTTCAAGCTCCGATGCTGTGTACACAGGGGTCGGTTTTTGGATATTCGTCATGTCTGTTTCCTCCATAGTGCGTTAGGTTTTTTAAAGGGATTCAGGTTCACAATACCAGAATCGAACGCAAAGTGGCTTAAAGTTTACACACCATAGGTGTCAGAAAGTTCCTATTTCCTTAATAAAAATTCCCATTATTTTTATATTAGACAGACTTAATCGAATTTTTGTTCGTTTTTTTTACCTCCTATGAAATGTGAGACGAAAACATCAGAATCTTTCGATCTTCCATTTTTTGTGATGTTTTTCCATCTCTACCGCCTGCCGTGCCCCGATCGCTGAGAGCTAAGGTCTTGACATGCCAACTACTTCTCGGTATTCTATAGACATAGCACCCCGGAATTAACGGTATGAATGCCTTAGGGCATTCCCCGGGGGTGGAGAAAGTATCTGAAAACTTCGTTAAAATACGCAGAAATACCGGATTTAGTCTGGGGAGAGACTGGATTTAGTCTGGGGAGAGACTAAATCCGTTCCTTGTATTACATTTCCGTTCCTTATATTACATTGCAAAAACCCCAAAATTTGTGAGTAGCAACTTGGGCTCGTATCACCTAAGGTGCCACTTTTGTAGTAGCATCTGTTAGAAAGTGAGAAGTGTTGTCACAGACACGGCACAAAAACGTTGCGATCTAAAGGAGGGATCCTGATGCGTCGGTATAGCATTCAAACCAAAATCGTTCTCCCATTTTTGCTCCTATTTGCTTGTGTTACTCTCTTTGTGCCGTTGCTAACAGTTGAACTCTTTGCGTGGAAGTACAGTGAACAGTTTACCCGTGAAACCCAAGGCTGGCTCGATACTATCGTAGAAACTGGGTTTATTCGGGAGGATAGTGAGAAAGTCAAGAAAGCGTATAGTGTAGAAATTATGGTTTTCGGTTCCGATTATACACTGAATGATAGCACGTTACGCGGGCTTTCTGATGCTGAGTTGGATTGGGCGAATTTGGCGAAAAAAATGCGGCTCAGTGAAGTGAAAAAGCATTTCCAAGCAGCCAATGAAACACCTATTACACACGATGTCACACTCGCTGGAAAGCCCTACAAGGTCTTTTATCTTTCGCTCCCACCTGAACGCTTCTACTGCCTATTGCGCCCAATGGAAAAGATAGCCGAAGCAAAGCGGACCCTAACATGGTATATGTTGGGTATTGCTGTTCTCGTTATGGCACTGATTGCTTTTATCAGTCATCGTATCGGAAAGAACTTGACGAACCCGATTAAAGTTTTGGTCGATTCTACGGCTCGTGTCGCGACGGGTGATCTCGACGAGCAGTGTAAGATTAAAACACATGATGAAATTGGCGATCTCGCGGCTGCGTTCAATCAGATGACAAAAGATCTCAAGGAGTCCAGAGATCAGTTAATTCAAGCGGAACGCCTGGCGACAGCGGGAAAAATGTCTGCTTCATTCGCGCATGAGATCCGAAATCCGCTGTCATCGATGCGGATGTTAGCACAGATGTTGATGCAGAAACCCGAAATGTTGGGAGAGAAACATCAGCAATCCGTTCGCTATATCCTTGAAGAGATTGAGCGAATTGATACCATCGTGAAAGGTTTAATGGACTTCGCACGTCCTGCGTCCCTTGACCTCAAGCAACAACCGATTACACCTATCTTAAAAGCCGTTCTCTCTTTGATGGAAGCCAACTTAGCGCACCACAAAATCCAACTCGTCTTAGACTTGTTACCTGAAACCCCAGAAATTCAATTTGATTCAGATAAATTGAAGCAGGCATTTATGAATGTCGTATTGAATGCAATGGAGGCAATGCCACAAGGTGGGGTGCTGAAAATGTCTACGTTTACAGATAATGACAGTGTGTGTATCAAGGTTGAAGATACCGGAGTCGGAATACCAGTGGAGGATTTAGAAGATCTCTTTGAGCCATTTTTTACCCGAAAATCGAGAGGAACAGGACTTGGATTAGCGAATGTCAAACGGATCCTTGAAGAGCATGGCGGCAGTGTAGAAATTCACAGCACACCCGGTGACGGGACAGAAGTGTCGCTACGGTTACCTTCGCGAGATGTATGATGATTGAGCCGGACAGGCAACGTCTTAGAAAACTCGTTGAAGGTTACTCTATTTCTCTGGGGTATAGAGGGATATCCGATTTGTGTCGTTTTTCACGTGCAATGCCTGTGAAATTCCGCTACAAAAAAAAGGGAGATTGTGGTATAGTGTGCAGTGCTGTTAGGAAAGTCTGTAGAACCTGCTTTGAAAGGCAACAAATTGATTCAACAACACAC encodes:
- a CDS encoding sigma-70 family RNA polymerase sigma factor encodes the protein MEETDMTNIQKPTPVYTASELEHIDEGELVNRFQNGDIEAFNPLVLKYQKKIYNLVYQQIRDRETAKDVSQEVFLKAFKALPNFKGDSAFYSWIYRIAINSSIDFQRQRNRSKVLTFEELPPNADEVLKMSDSHPSPEKLLEEKELGRIIRKAVRKLPPGQRRVFNLRHRRELAIKEIAVLLNRSEGTIKTHLHHAHRRLQGMLLPYLRDEPLEWHGET
- a CDS encoding HAMP domain-containing protein; the encoded protein is MRRYSIQTKIVLPFLLLFACVTLFVPLLTVELFAWKYSEQFTRETQGWLDTIVETGFIREDSEKVKKAYSVEIMVFGSDYTLNDSTLRGLSDAELDWANLAKKMRLSEVKKHFQAANETPITHDVTLAGKPYKVFYLSLPPERFYCLLRPMEKIAEAKRTLTWYMLGIAVLVMALIAFISHRIGKNLTNPIKVLVDSTARVATGDLDEQCKIKTHDEIGDLAAAFNQMTKDLKESRDQLIQAERLATAGKMSASFAHEIRNPLSSMRMLAQMLMQKPEMLGEKHQQSVRYILEEIERIDTIVKGLMDFARPASLDLKQQPITPILKAVLSLMEANLAHHKIQLVLDLLPETPEIQFDSDKLKQAFMNVVLNAMEAMPQGGVLKMSTFTDNDSVCIKVEDTGVGIPVEDLEDLFEPFFTRKSRGTGLGLANVKRILEEHGGSVEIHSTPGDGTEVSLRLPSRDV